In Flavobacterium endoglycinae, one DNA window encodes the following:
- a CDS encoding DUF6443 domain-containing protein, whose product MKNILKLLLVFFPILVKSQTQTENYIKTVTYKTASAVKITAPTILQAAQTVTYFDGLGRPVQKIAGQQSAAGKDIVTHIEYDSFGRQPEEYLPFKAETTGMAFDASAKTKLMSYYSTPNASLNGNPALEATNYPFSRKELEASPLNRVLKQAAPGNDWRSGLGHEIKMDYQSNTANEVKNFTAVTAWNTSTGLYEISLGNAAGNVYYAPSQLSKTVTYDENTAAVPSEANGSTVEFKNKEGQIVLKRTYDAGVKHDTYYVYDLYGNLTYVIPPKASDIIGTSTSLQADITSTAVVTTASGPLNLTASNSIRLLPGFNAAAGSTFSAVINNDNQTVLDNLCYQYKYDYRNRLAEKKLPGKQWEFIVYDKLDRVVATGPANSPFSDLTSAGWLITKYDAFNRPVYTGWSAGTEATPAGRTAQQTAQNNASVINESKQTSGTIDGIAAYYTNAVTPTVFKLLTVNYYDNYTFPSTPAIAVPTAVETQTVLTTAQIKGLAAASWTRVPTTSTAVLGETSATFYDGKARPVRTYTTNYLGGYTFTDSKLDFSGKTEYSITRHKRLSTDTELTTKDVFTYSAQDRLLTQTHQINGGTVELIAANTYDELGQLVSKKVGNTAAAPAQKVDYTYNIRGWLTAVNDINTLSKTGDPKDLFAFKINYNTTTTAGVSALYNGNISETYWTSSNSETIIRGYGYAYDNLNRLRTGIFKQNGTINNYYDETLTYDKNGNIMTLVRNGDAASIRQIDNLVYSYGSANSLNQLTKVADNAGTYKAGGFVDSAANTADDYSYDANGNMTKDNNKNITSITYNHLNLPAKITFATTGNIVYLYNAAGQKVQKIVTVTSPASVTTTDYLGGYQYDNSSLKFFPTAEGYVEPVSGAYKYIYQYKDHLGNVRVSYDKTLAIKEESNFYPFGLKQEGYNTVKTGVENKYKYNGKELQDELGLNLYDYGARNYDPALGRWMNIDPLAEKSRRFNPYTYALDNPVYFVDPDGMLAGTPPNPNDNREISRVGQVGYMKMSSSFFGGKSERILTQTGNIAGTLITANSTSKNTVLGGLTAHFAKTADPGDISNSASVVTTNVSGTFYNSKGDKVSSAKDASSYVYNKSEKTETVSIADDGQVSDKVSVTTVDSSTSYNVSANEDGDFVLTNANSSVNTSRSVTTLSESSQEMKDYSFDRSKTNIETNKELWGKMEQIFSKPLGE is encoded by the coding sequence ATGAAAAACATACTAAAACTCCTTTTGGTTTTCTTTCCTATATTGGTAAAAAGCCAGACACAGACCGAAAATTATATTAAAACAGTTACCTATAAAACAGCCAGTGCTGTTAAAATCACTGCACCAACTATTTTACAGGCTGCACAGACTGTCACTTACTTCGACGGACTGGGAAGACCTGTGCAGAAAATTGCAGGACAGCAGTCTGCTGCAGGAAAAGACATTGTAACACATATCGAATACGACAGCTTCGGAAGACAGCCTGAAGAATACCTTCCTTTTAAAGCCGAAACAACCGGAATGGCTTTTGATGCCTCGGCTAAAACTAAACTGATGTCTTATTACAGCACTCCAAATGCTTCGCTAAACGGAAACCCTGCTCTTGAGGCCACCAATTATCCTTTCAGCCGTAAGGAGCTCGAAGCTTCCCCGCTTAACCGTGTCCTGAAGCAGGCCGCTCCGGGAAATGACTGGAGATCAGGCTTGGGACATGAAATAAAAATGGACTACCAGTCCAATACAGCCAATGAAGTAAAGAATTTTACAGCTGTTACAGCATGGAATACTTCCACGGGACTATATGAGATTTCTTTAGGAAATGCGGCCGGAAATGTTTATTATGCTCCATCACAGCTCAGCAAAACAGTCACTTATGACGAAAACACTGCTGCTGTCCCTTCTGAAGCAAATGGATCGACAGTGGAATTTAAAAACAAAGAAGGACAGATCGTTTTAAAAAGAACCTACGATGCCGGGGTGAAACACGACACTTATTATGTCTATGATCTTTACGGAAACCTTACCTATGTAATCCCGCCGAAAGCTTCAGATATTATTGGGACTTCCACTAGTCTGCAGGCTGATATAACATCTACCGCTGTTGTAACTACAGCAAGCGGTCCTTTAAACTTAACAGCTTCCAATTCTATTAGGTTACTGCCTGGCTTTAATGCAGCGGCAGGAAGCACCTTTAGTGCGGTTATCAACAATGACAATCAAACTGTTTTAGATAACTTATGCTATCAGTACAAATACGATTACCGCAACCGTCTGGCCGAGAAAAAACTGCCTGGAAAACAGTGGGAATTTATAGTATATGACAAACTTGACAGGGTTGTAGCGACAGGACCTGCCAATTCTCCATTCTCGGATTTGACTTCTGCAGGGTGGCTTATAACAAAATATGATGCTTTCAACCGTCCCGTATATACCGGATGGTCAGCAGGCACCGAAGCAACCCCGGCAGGGAGAACCGCTCAGCAGACTGCACAGAACAATGCTTCAGTTATTAACGAAAGTAAACAGACCAGCGGTACTATAGACGGCATTGCTGCTTATTATACCAATGCTGTGACCCCTACAGTCTTCAAGCTTTTAACGGTTAATTATTACGATAACTATACGTTTCCAAGCACGCCGGCTATTGCCGTACCCACAGCAGTAGAAACACAGACTGTACTGACTACAGCACAGATAAAAGGACTTGCTGCAGCTTCATGGACAAGGGTTCCCACAACAAGCACAGCTGTGCTGGGAGAAACTTCAGCTACTTTTTACGACGGAAAAGCAAGACCGGTAAGAACCTACACCACTAATTATTTAGGAGGCTATACCTTTACCGACAGTAAACTGGATTTTTCTGGGAAAACCGAATACAGTATTACCAGACATAAACGATTAAGCACCGATACTGAACTAACGACTAAAGATGTTTTCACCTACTCTGCGCAGGACCGTTTACTTACGCAGACCCATCAGATAAATGGAGGCACTGTTGAATTAATTGCGGCTAATACTTATGATGAATTAGGGCAGCTGGTTTCTAAAAAAGTAGGAAATACAGCCGCAGCACCAGCCCAGAAAGTGGATTACACGTATAACATACGAGGATGGCTGACAGCCGTAAATGATATAAACACGCTTTCTAAAACCGGAGACCCGAAAGATTTATTTGCTTTTAAGATCAATTACAATACTACCACTACAGCAGGAGTTAGTGCTTTATATAATGGAAATATTTCAGAAACGTATTGGACAAGCAGCAACTCTGAAACCATAATAAGAGGTTACGGATATGCATATGATAATTTAAATCGTTTAAGAACAGGAATTTTTAAACAGAATGGAACTATCAATAATTACTACGACGAAACCCTGACTTACGACAAAAACGGAAACATTATGACTCTGGTTCGTAATGGAGATGCGGCTTCTATCAGACAAATTGATAATTTAGTTTACAGCTACGGTTCTGCTAATAGTTTAAACCAGCTTACAAAAGTAGCCGATAACGCTGGCACTTACAAAGCAGGCGGTTTTGTAGACAGTGCAGCCAACACCGCAGATGATTACAGCTATGATGCCAATGGTAATATGACTAAAGACAATAACAAAAATATTACTTCTATAACTTACAACCACTTAAACCTGCCAGCCAAAATTACTTTTGCCACAACAGGAAACATTGTATATCTTTACAATGCAGCAGGGCAGAAAGTGCAGAAAATTGTAACGGTTACTTCACCGGCAAGTGTTACAACCACTGATTATCTGGGAGGTTACCAGTATGATAATAGTTCATTGAAATTTTTCCCAACTGCTGAGGGTTACGTTGAACCTGTTTCTGGTGCCTATAAATACATTTACCAGTACAAAGATCATCTCGGCAATGTGCGTGTAAGCTATGACAAAACCCTTGCCATTAAGGAAGAAAGTAATTTCTACCCTTTCGGGCTGAAACAGGAAGGATATAATACGGTTAAAACCGGTGTTGAGAATAAGTATAAGTACAATGGAAAGGAGCTTCAAGACGAGCTGGGGCTTAACCTTTACGATTATGGTGCAAGAAATTATGACCCTGCACTTGGCCGATGGATGAATATCGATCCATTGGCGGAAAAATCCAGAAGATTTAATCCGTATACCTACGCTCTTGATAATCCCGTATATTTTGTTGACCCAGACGGAATGTTAGCAGGTACGCCACCTAATCCAAACGATAATAGAGAAATAAGCCGAGTTGGTCAAGTCGGTTATATGAAAATGTCTTCAAGTTTTTTTGGTGGAAAAAGTGAACGAATACTTACTCAAACAGGTAATATTGCAGGTACATTAATAACGGCAAATTCAACTTCAAAAAATACAGTATTAGGTGGTTTAACTGCTCATTTTGCTAAGACTGCAGACCCAGGAGATATTAGTAATTCAGCATCAGTTGTTACCACAAACGTTTCTGGTACTTTCTACAATTCTAAGGGAGATAAAGTTTCATCAGCAAAAGATGCATCAAGTTATGTATATAACAAAAGTGAAAAAACAGAAACCGTTTCAATTGCAGATGATGGTCAAGTATCAGATAAAGTCTCAGTAACCACAGTTGATTCTTCAACTTCGTATAATGTTTCAGCAAATGAAGACGGAGATTTTGTACTAACTAACGCTAATTCGTCTGTTAATACAAGTAGAAGTGTAACAACACTTTCAGAATCATCGCAGGAAATGAAAGATTACTCTTTTGATAGGTCAAAAACAAATATTGAAACAAATAAGGAACTTTGGGGTAAAATGGAACAAATATTTAGTAAACCACTTGGGGAATAA
- a CDS encoding NAD(P)/FAD-dependent oxidoreductase, which yields MTKEFVDVLVIGAGPSGCVSASYLHKNNVKVKVVEKTKFPRLVVGESLIPRVMDHFAEAELYDALNAMNFEKKLGARFIRGEEICVFDFSKKFGEGWDWTWQVPRADFDNTMAEEIVRKGIDLEFETEVLEVSFEGKKSRTIVKDKDGNLKEIHANFIVDSSGYGRVLPRLLDLDTPSKLDPHSSIFTHVKDINREEGEEGTQISFDILETEVWLWVIPFSNGNTSLGVVGPTDFINSLSENKDNAEALRNAIQKSDYYIKRFKGTEFLFEPVKLENYSRAVKRMYGDGFALTGNSSEFLDPVFSSGVAFATESGMLAAKLYLKESQGIPVDWEVEFTQYMKRGIGVFTTYVQEWYTGNLQTLFFHQPENPDVKEKICSVLAGYVWNEENPFVKKHDHVIKNMAYLLNMQKEQSPE from the coding sequence ATGACAAAGGAGTTTGTAGATGTTTTAGTCATCGGCGCCGGACCATCCGGATGTGTGTCTGCATCATATCTTCATAAAAACAATGTAAAGGTTAAAGTTGTTGAAAAAACAAAGTTTCCAAGACTGGTAGTCGGTGAAAGTTTAATTCCGCGAGTAATGGATCATTTTGCAGAAGCAGAGCTTTATGATGCACTTAATGCAATGAACTTCGAAAAAAAATTAGGAGCCCGCTTTATAAGAGGTGAGGAGATATGTGTTTTTGATTTCAGTAAAAAATTTGGTGAAGGCTGGGATTGGACCTGGCAGGTGCCTCGTGCTGATTTTGATAACACAATGGCCGAGGAAATTGTACGTAAAGGAATTGATTTAGAATTTGAAACAGAAGTTTTAGAAGTTTCTTTTGAAGGTAAAAAATCGAGAACAATTGTAAAAGATAAAGATGGCAATTTAAAAGAAATCCACGCTAATTTTATTGTAGATTCAAGTGGTTACGGCCGTGTTCTGCCAAGACTTTTAGATTTGGATACGCCATCAAAACTAGATCCGCATTCGTCTATTTTTACGCATGTTAAAGATATTAATAGAGAAGAAGGCGAGGAAGGAACTCAGATTTCATTTGATATTTTAGAAACAGAAGTTTGGCTTTGGGTAATTCCTTTCTCAAACGGAAATACGAGTTTAGGAGTGGTAGGGCCAACTGATTTTATTAATTCGCTTTCTGAAAATAAAGACAATGCAGAAGCTTTGCGAAATGCCATTCAGAAATCGGATTATTATATTAAAAGGTTTAAAGGAACTGAATTTCTATTCGAACCGGTAAAATTAGAAAACTATTCAAGAGCGGTAAAAAGAATGTACGGCGATGGTTTTGCTTTAACTGGAAATAGTTCTGAATTCTTAGATCCAGTTTTTTCATCGGGAGTAGCTTTTGCAACCGAATCAGGAATGTTAGCAGCGAAGCTTTACTTAAAAGAATCACAAGGAATTCCTGTTGACTGGGAAGTGGAGTTTACGCAATATATGAAACGTGGTATTGGGGTTTTCACAACGTATGTGCAAGAATGGTATACAGGAAATCTGCAGACGTTGTTTTTCCATCAGCCGGAAAATCCAGATGTGAAAGAAAAAATATGTTCAGTATTAGCAGGGTATGTTTGGAATGAAGAAAATCCGTTTGTAAAGAAACACGATCACGTGATAAAAAATATGGCGTATTTATTGAATATGCAAAAAGAACAAAGCCCTGAATAA
- a CDS encoding HAL/PAL/TAL family ammonia-lyase, giving the protein MNTINEYLSLSEFESIIFGNQKVTISDLVLNRVNESFNFLKEFSGNKVIYGVNTGFGPMAQYRIKESDQIQLQYNLIRSHSSGTGKPLNSVCAKAAILARLNTLSLGNSGVHPSVIHLMAELINRDITPLIFEHGGVGASGDLVQLSHLALVLIGEGEVFYKGDRRPTAEVFEIEGLKPIQVEIREGLALINGTSVMTGIGVVNIHLAKKLLDWSLKSSCAINELVQAYDDHFSEELNQTKRHKGQQEVAAQMRKNLSDSTLIRKREDHLYSGENTEEIFKEKVQEYYSLRCVPQILGPVLETINNVASILEDEFNSANDNPIIDVKNKHVYHGGNFHGDYISLEMDKLKIVITKLTMLAERQLNYLLNSKINELLPPFVNLGTLGFNFGMQGVQFTATSTTAESQMLSNPMYVHSIPNNNDNQDIVSMGTNSAVITSKVIENAFEVLAIEMITIVQAIDYLGQKDKISSVSKKWYDEIRNIIPTFKEDQVMYPFVQKVKDHLINN; this is encoded by the coding sequence ATGAATACAATTAACGAATATTTAAGTTTAAGCGAATTTGAATCCATAATCTTTGGAAATCAAAAAGTTACAATTAGCGATTTAGTTTTAAACCGCGTAAATGAAAGTTTTAATTTCTTAAAAGAATTCTCTGGAAACAAGGTAATCTACGGTGTAAATACTGGTTTTGGCCCAATGGCACAATACCGAATTAAAGAGTCAGATCAGATTCAACTTCAATATAATTTAATCAGAAGCCATTCATCTGGAACAGGAAAACCATTAAACTCAGTTTGTGCAAAAGCAGCAATTTTGGCTCGTTTAAATACACTTTCATTAGGAAACTCTGGAGTTCATCCTTCCGTAATTCACTTAATGGCAGAGTTAATCAACAGAGATATCACACCGCTTATTTTCGAACATGGTGGTGTAGGTGCGAGCGGTGACCTAGTACAGCTCTCGCATTTGGCCTTAGTATTGATAGGAGAAGGCGAAGTTTTCTACAAAGGAGACCGAAGACCAACTGCTGAAGTTTTTGAAATTGAAGGCTTAAAACCTATTCAGGTAGAAATTAGAGAAGGTCTGGCGTTAATCAACGGAACTTCTGTAATGACCGGAATTGGCGTTGTAAATATTCATCTTGCTAAAAAATTATTAGACTGGTCATTAAAATCATCTTGTGCTATCAACGAATTGGTTCAAGCTTATGATGATCATTTCTCTGAAGAATTAAACCAAACAAAACGTCATAAAGGACAGCAGGAAGTGGCAGCTCAAATGAGAAAAAACCTTTCTGATAGTACTTTAATCCGTAAAAGAGAAGACCATTTATATTCTGGTGAAAATACCGAGGAAATCTTCAAAGAAAAAGTTCAGGAATATTATTCATTAAGATGTGTGCCACAAATTCTTGGACCCGTTTTAGAAACTATAAATAACGTAGCTTCTATTCTGGAAGACGAATTTAACTCGGCAAACGATAACCCAATTATAGACGTAAAAAACAAACACGTTTATCACGGAGGAAATTTCCACGGAGATTATATTTCTCTTGAAATGGATAAACTAAAAATTGTTATTACCAAATTAACAATGCTGGCAGAACGCCAATTGAATTATTTATTGAACTCCAAAATCAACGAATTACTGCCTCCATTTGTAAACTTAGGAACATTAGGTTTCAATTTTGGAATGCAGGGTGTTCAATTCACTGCTACTTCTACAACAGCAGAAAGCCAAATGCTGTCTAACCCAATGTATGTTCACAGTATCCCGAACAACAACGACAATCAAGATATTGTAAGTATGGGAACCAACTCGGCTGTTATTACCTCAAAAGTAATCGAAAACGCTTTTGAAGTTTTGGCAATCGAAATGATTACTATCGTTCAGGCAATCGATTATTTAGGACAAAAAGATAAAATTTCATCTGTTTCTAAAAAATGGTACGACGAAATTAGAAACATCATTCCAACATTTAAGGAAGATCAGGTAATGTATCCTTTTGTTCAAAAAGTTAAAGATCATTTGATCAACAATTAA
- a CDS encoding WG repeat-containing protein, which yields MKKTLIFLLLASIQLVNSQELALVKKNSKIGYISKDGTFKIEPQYKSAKSFSEGLAAVENGGKWGFIDPKGNWIIPAEFNNAKDFNSGIAIVQKDKDWVYINTKGEIQKAPASEKLFDFNDGVAFIKQGNKIGLINSKMTVVLEPKYDQIKPFENGYARVELNKNWGIINTAGKELVEPVYAEIGNYFKGTTWARKDKTFGLVSDGKFIPVDGAEKIWDFETQDLTYAKKNGKIGYIDLKGNWAILPIYDKGKAFSKNLAPVLVGKKWGYINLKGDFVIEPTYSDAEVFSTNGIAPVKENNWGFINESGKLIIPTQYGITTNAIIAMFVQQDKGFIDGVARVKNEGKWGFLKPDGTVLGNQWFENAELFSKSERNYRNDAPAEKPKQEAKAETKAVKTTTKTVTKKKK from the coding sequence ATGAAAAAGACACTTATTTTTTTGCTTCTGGCAAGTATTCAATTAGTGAATAGTCAAGAACTGGCATTAGTTAAAAAAAACTCCAAAATTGGATATATTTCCAAAGACGGAACTTTTAAAATCGAACCTCAATACAAATCAGCCAAAAGTTTTTCTGAAGGTTTAGCAGCTGTAGAAAATGGTGGAAAATGGGGATTTATAGACCCTAAAGGAAACTGGATAATTCCGGCAGAGTTTAACAATGCCAAAGATTTTAACAGCGGAATCGCAATTGTGCAAAAAGATAAGGACTGGGTGTATATTAATACCAAAGGAGAAATCCAGAAAGCACCTGCTTCTGAAAAATTATTTGATTTTAATGATGGTGTAGCCTTTATAAAACAAGGAAATAAAATTGGTTTAATCAATTCTAAAATGACTGTTGTTTTAGAGCCAAAATACGATCAGATCAAACCTTTTGAAAACGGTTATGCAAGAGTTGAACTAAACAAAAACTGGGGAATTATAAATACAGCCGGAAAGGAATTAGTAGAACCTGTTTATGCCGAAATTGGAAACTATTTTAAAGGAACAACCTGGGCGCGAAAAGACAAAACTTTCGGACTTGTAAGCGACGGGAAATTTATTCCGGTTGATGGAGCAGAAAAAATCTGGGATTTTGAAACTCAAGATTTAACTTATGCTAAAAAGAACGGTAAAATAGGATACATTGATTTAAAAGGCAATTGGGCTATTCTTCCTATTTATGATAAAGGAAAAGCCTTCTCCAAAAATCTAGCTCCGGTTTTAGTGGGAAAAAAATGGGGATACATCAATCTAAAAGGCGATTTCGTAATTGAACCTACTTACAGCGATGCAGAAGTTTTTAGTACAAATGGAATAGCTCCTGTAAAAGAAAACAACTGGGGATTCATCAATGAATCAGGAAAATTGATCATTCCAACCCAATACGGCATTACTACAAATGCCATTATTGCTATGTTTGTACAGCAAGACAAAGGATTTATTGATGGTGTGGCAAGAGTAAAAAACGAAGGAAAATGGGGATTTCTTAAACCTGACGGAACGGTATTAGGAAACCAATGGTTTGAAAATGCCGAATTATTTTCGAAATCAGAAAGAAACTATAGAAATGATGCTCCTGCCGAAAAACCAAAACAAGAAGCCAAGGCTGAAACAAAAGCAGTAAAGACGACTACCAAAACAGTAACAAAGAAAAAGAAATAA
- the fabG gene encoding 3-oxoacyl-ACP reductase FabG, translating to MKCVLVTGGSRGIGSAICKKLAVESDYHILINYHSNKTAAEETLQEIQKLGATGEILGFDVASFEDVQNTLTQWQEANPEAIVEAIVNNAGITKDGLFMWMTPEDWNGVLNTSLNGFFNVTQFFIQKMLRNKYGRIVNMVSVSGVKGTAGQTNYSAAKGAIVAATKALAQEVAKRNITVNAVAPGFIRTDMTSDLDEKELLKLIPVNRFGEAEEVADLVSFLISKKSSYITGEIININGGIYS from the coding sequence ATGAAATGTGTATTAGTAACAGGCGGATCAAGAGGAATTGGAAGCGCTATTTGTAAAAAACTAGCCGTTGAGTCTGATTATCATATTCTAATTAATTATCATTCCAACAAAACTGCTGCCGAAGAAACACTTCAGGAAATACAAAAATTAGGAGCAACCGGAGAAATTTTAGGCTTTGATGTCGCTAGTTTCGAAGATGTTCAAAACACCTTAACACAATGGCAGGAAGCAAATCCAGAAGCCATTGTCGAAGCGATTGTAAACAATGCCGGAATTACTAAAGATGGTCTTTTTATGTGGATGACACCAGAAGACTGGAACGGTGTATTGAATACCAGCTTAAACGGATTTTTTAATGTAACGCAGTTTTTTATTCAAAAAATGCTTCGCAATAAATATGGCCGAATCGTTAATATGGTTTCCGTTTCGGGAGTGAAAGGAACTGCCGGACAAACCAATTATTCGGCTGCAAAAGGAGCTATCGTGGCAGCTACAAAAGCGTTGGCACAAGAAGTTGCAAAACGCAATATTACAGTAAATGCCGTTGCACCAGGATTTATTAGAACTGATATGACAAGCGATCTGGACGAGAAAGAATTATTAAAACTAATTCCTGTAAATCGTTTTGGTGAAGCAGAAGAAGTTGCTGATTTGGTAAGCTTTTTGATTTCAAAAAAATCGAGTTATATTACCGGTGAAATTATCAACATAAACGGAGGAATATATTCTTAA
- a CDS encoding beta-ketoacyl-[acyl-carrier-protein] synthase family protein, giving the protein MNRRVVITGMGIYSCIGTSLDEVKDSLYQGKSGIQFDPERKEFGFQSALTGIVPKTDLKNLLTRRQRMSIGEETEYAYMATVEALKNANIDDAFFDNREVGIMYGNDSVSKAIIDATDIIREKKDTALIGSGAIFKSMNSTVTMNLSTIFKLRGINLTVSAACASGSHSIGLAYFLIKSGFQDIIITGGAQEINKYAMSSFDGLGVFSNREGDPEKASRPFDSGRDGLIPSGGGATLILESYESAIARGANIIAEVSGYGFSSNGGHISTPNVEGPATAMKRALEDARLNASDIEYINAHATSTPVGDANEAKAIFEVFGEKNPYISSTKSMTGHECWMAGASEIIYSIIMMQNDFIAPNINLENPDEDASKLNLVKTTLNKKFDIFLSNSFGFGGTNSALVVKKFKLNDE; this is encoded by the coding sequence ATGAATAGAAGAGTTGTAATTACTGGAATGGGAATTTATTCTTGTATCGGAACTTCTTTAGACGAAGTAAAAGATTCCTTATATCAAGGAAAATCCGGTATTCAGTTTGATCCTGAACGAAAAGAATTTGGCTTTCAGTCGGCTTTGACTGGAATAGTGCCAAAAACAGATCTAAAAAATTTACTAACCCGCAGACAACGTATGAGCATTGGTGAAGAAACCGAATATGCATATATGGCGACTGTTGAAGCATTGAAAAATGCCAATATCGACGATGCTTTTTTTGACAATCGCGAAGTAGGTATCATGTATGGAAACGACAGTGTTTCTAAAGCCATTATTGATGCGACCGATATTATCCGCGAAAAAAAAGATACTGCTTTAATAGGTTCTGGAGCGATTTTCAAATCCATGAACTCCACTGTTACCATGAATCTTTCAACAATATTTAAACTTCGTGGTATTAATTTAACCGTAAGTGCAGCCTGTGCGAGCGGTTCTCATTCTATAGGATTAGCTTATTTTTTAATTAAAAGCGGTTTTCAGGACATTATAATTACAGGAGGTGCTCAAGAAATTAACAAATATGCCATGAGTAGTTTTGATGGTTTAGGTGTTTTTTCTAACCGAGAAGGCGATCCTGAAAAAGCTTCAAGACCTTTTGACAGCGGCCGTGATGGACTAATTCCGAGTGGCGGTGGTGCTACTTTAATTCTGGAAAGTTACGAATCAGCAATTGCAAGAGGTGCCAATATAATTGCCGAAGTTTCAGGCTACGGATTCTCTTCAAACGGCGGGCATATTTCAACGCCAAACGTCGAAGGTCCAGCTACAGCCATGAAACGTGCACTTGAAGATGCACGATTAAACGCTTCAGATATTGAGTACATAAATGCACACGCAACTTCAACTCCTGTTGGTGATGCCAATGAGGCAAAAGCGATTTTTGAAGTTTTTGGCGAAAAAAATCCTTACATAAGTTCAACAAAATCTATGACAGGTCATGAATGCTGGATGGCCGGCGCAAGTGAAATTATTTACTCTATCATCATGATGCAGAACGATTTCATTGCTCCCAACATCAATTTAGAAAATCCAGATGAAGATGCTTCAAAATTAAATTTAGTTAAAACTACGTTAAACAAAAAATTTGACATATTTTTGTCCAATTCTTTCGGTTTCGGAGGAACCAACTCTGCGTTGGTGGTTAAAAAGTTTAAATTGAACGATGAATAA
- a CDS encoding acyl carrier protein → MNKEDIIAKINGFLVDEFEVDNDDIEPNANLKDTLGLDSLDYVDLVVSIEANFGVKLVEADFVGISDFQSFYDLIEAKLKAKSA, encoded by the coding sequence ATGAATAAAGAAGATATTATAGCAAAAATTAATGGTTTTTTAGTTGATGAATTTGAAGTAGACAATGACGACATTGAACCAAATGCTAATTTAAAAGATACACTTGGGTTAGATAGTTTGGATTATGTTGACTTGGTAGTTTCAATTGAAGCAAACTTTGGTGTAAAATTAGTTGAAGCAGATTTTGTTGGAATTTCTGATTTTCAAAGCTTTTATGATCTTATCGAAGCCAAATTAAAAGCCAAATCAGCTTAA
- a CDS encoding LpxL/LpxP family acyltransferase, protein MSQWDGKSKGTVLGYKIFVFLIKKAGVKSAYVLLYFVASYYFLFLRKSNRAIFYYFKERLQYSYFKSKKMVFKSYFTFGQTIIDKISISAGMRNKFTYEFDGIETLKKLLAEKKGGVLISAHVGNFEIAEHFFGEIDLDFQINLVTTDLEHSAIKNYLESITQKPTVKFIIIKEDLSHIFEINAALANNELICFTGDRYFEGTKSLSENILDKEANFPAGPFLIASRLKVPVVFVYVMKEPNLHYHLYAREAEVKHRDEKALLKEYVKSVESILNRYPLQWFNYFDFWNDIKS, encoded by the coding sequence ATGAGTCAATGGGATGGCAAATCAAAAGGAACTGTTTTAGGATATAAGATATTTGTTTTTTTAATTAAAAAAGCAGGTGTCAAATCGGCCTATGTTCTGCTTTATTTTGTCGCTTCTTATTATTTTTTATTTTTAAGAAAAAGCAATCGTGCTATTTTTTATTACTTTAAAGAAAGACTCCAATACTCCTATTTTAAATCTAAAAAAATGGTTTTCAAAAGTTATTTTACTTTTGGACAAACCATTATCGATAAAATTTCGATTTCGGCCGGGATGCGAAACAAATTTACTTACGAATTTGACGGAATCGAAACCTTGAAAAAACTTCTTGCTGAAAAAAAAGGTGGTGTTTTAATCAGTGCCCATGTTGGAAATTTTGAAATTGCTGAACATTTTTTCGGAGAAATCGACCTTGATTTCCAAATCAATTTGGTTACCACAGACCTTGAACATTCGGCCATTAAAAATTATCTAGAATCTATTACCCAGAAACCCACTGTTAAGTTCATTATTATCAAAGAAGATTTATCTCATATTTTTGAAATAAATGCCGCTTTGGCCAATAATGAATTAATTTGTTTTACCGGCGATCGCTATTTTGAAGGCACAAAATCACTTTCTGAAAACATTTTAGACAAAGAAGCAAACTTTCCAGCAGGACCATTTTTAATTGCCTCAAGATTAAAAGTCCCAGTAGTATTTGTTTATGTAATGAAAGAGCCCAACCTGCATTATCACTTATATGCAAGAGAAGCCGAAGTAAAACACCGTGACGAAAAAGCGCTTTTGAAAGAATATGTAAAAAGCGTTGAAAGCATCTTGAATCGTTATCCGTTGCAATGGTTTAATTATTTTGATTTTTGGAACGATATAAAATCTTAA